From one Cyanobacterium stanieri PCC 7202 genomic stretch:
- a CDS encoding hypothetical protein (KEGG: methionine biosynthesis protein MetW~SPTR: Methionine biosynthesis protein MetW) encodes MLIHIYESWEIILKELSEIFLFDFELVTYTLNSWGKKQSCYKIHPMSFATKQYLDDFINNDQFSGSAYAKASVLYSLYACGYLTINDIEYPTYQHWKNRHPGMTIDHQLPRKWFPELTFDCTNWKPMKPEQNRQKSDDFLQEGRERLDMLSDTLLDIKDKYL; translated from the coding sequence ATGTTAATTCATATATATGAAAGTTGGGAAATCATTTTAAAAGAATTATCAGAAATATTTTTATTTGATTTTGAATTGGTAACATACACTCTAAATTCGTGGGGAAAAAAACAAAGCTGTTATAAAATTCATCCCATGAGTTTCGCCACAAAACAATACCTTGATGATTTTATTAACAATGATCAATTTAGTGGTTCAGCTTATGCCAAGGCTTCGGTATTATATTCTTTATATGCCTGTGGTTATTTGACGATTAATGATATAGAATATCCCACCTATCAACACTGGAAAAATCGACATCCGGGAATGACCATCGATCATCAATTACCAAGAAAATGGTTTCCTGAATTAACTTTTGATTGTACTAATTGGAAACCAATGAAGCCAGAACAAAATCGTCAAAAAAGCGATGATTTTTTGCAGGAGGGGCGAGAAAGATTGGATATGTTATCGGACACTTTGCTCGATATAAAAGATAAATATTTATAG
- a CDS encoding DNA topoisomerase IV subunit A (PFAM: DNA gyrase C-terminal domain, beta-propeller; DNA gyrase/topoisomerase IV, subunit A~COGs: COG0188 Type IIA topoisomerase (DNA gyrase/topo II topoisomerase IV) A subunit~InterPro IPR002205:IPR006691~KEGG: cyc:PCC7424_0929 DNA topoisomerase (ATP-hydrolyzing)~PFAM: DNA gyrase/topoisomerase IV subunit A; DNA gyrase repeat beta-propeller~PRIAM: DNA topoisomerase (ATP-hydrolyzing)~SMART: DNA gyrase/topoisomerase IV subunit A~SPTR: DNA topoisomerase (ATP-hydrolyzing)) → MVEQLNLLNQGQVIPTALHTEMERSYLEYAMSVIVGRALPDVRDGLKPVHRRILYAMYELGLSPDRPFRKCARVVGDVLGKYHPHGDQAVYDAMVRLIQDFSSRYPLLAGHGNFGSVDNDPPAAMRYTESRLGAIAFETMLEEVNESTVDFSSNFDNSQQEPVVLPAKLPILLLNGCSGIAVGMATNIPPHNLNEIVDGLIALIDQPDVSDEKLMKLIPGPDFPTGGEIIDGKGIRDAYLTGKGIIPVRGVATIEQLKIQKKRSRAKTAIIITELPFQVNKAGWIEKVADLVNQGKINDIADIRDESDRTGIRVVIELKRDANPQAILHQLYRQTALQSNFGVILLGLVNNKPCQLSLKELLQEFLTFREQTLTRQYNYELEDKQDKVNLLAGLIKALDNLDTVIDILRHAPDGTTAKTTLKSSLAIDDNQANSILAMPLRRLTGLERQKIEQEYQDLQSRINQLQELLADRKEFLKALKKELRSFKRKFGDNRRTKIITVTTPEKNTKSSGSKSKSKQPTLPLITSQELTDDAVVQISAKGKVYWQPQSAILDQPMIKKNTDLIIHQELIKDKQEIIVILDSGKAYPLTVADIPRHPTKQTISRLISESATKDNHQPINYITITPDNTHQSLVLLTAGGFIKRIAMDELDNIGNRGFTLIKLKPKDALHSLFVTHTGQELITATSGGRLLRHTVNDENMSIMGKSAQGNIGVKLRLGEKIIGSAVVEKGDNVLLISEMGYGKIVPINNLRPLGTGKGGGLGNQSFRFKHEDDNLVSMLLPCDHKIVIATTDLDKRLIIDTNKLFNNNGERAIVKLAHGEKITFALNWWGNNQ, encoded by the coding sequence ATGGTTGAACAATTAAATTTACTGAATCAAGGTCAAGTTATTCCCACGGCACTACATACAGAAATGGAACGCTCATATTTAGAATATGCCATGAGTGTGATTGTGGGACGGGCTTTGCCTGATGTGCGGGATGGTTTGAAGCCTGTACATCGGCGGATTTTGTATGCTATGTATGAATTGGGGTTAAGTCCCGATCGCCCTTTTCGCAAGTGTGCAAGGGTAGTGGGGGATGTTTTGGGGAAATATCACCCCCATGGAGATCAAGCGGTGTATGATGCCATGGTAAGGCTGATACAGGACTTTTCTAGCCGTTATCCCCTCTTGGCAGGACATGGTAACTTTGGTAGTGTGGATAATGATCCTCCTGCGGCTATGCGTTACACCGAGTCGAGGTTAGGGGCGATCGCCTTTGAAACCATGTTAGAGGAAGTAAACGAGTCCACGGTGGACTTTAGCTCCAATTTTGACAACTCCCAACAAGAACCCGTCGTTTTACCCGCCAAACTGCCCATTTTACTCCTTAACGGTTGCTCAGGAATTGCCGTAGGTATGGCAACCAATATCCCCCCCCATAACCTCAATGAAATTGTAGACGGTTTAATTGCCCTCATCGATCAACCCGATGTGAGTGATGAGAAATTAATGAAGCTCATTCCCGGCCCTGATTTTCCCACAGGGGGAGAAATAATTGACGGTAAAGGTATCAGGGATGCTTATCTCACAGGGAAAGGTATAATTCCCGTGCGAGGAGTTGCCACCATTGAACAGTTAAAAATCCAGAAAAAACGCAGTCGTGCTAAAACCGCCATTATTATCACCGAGTTACCCTTTCAAGTAAACAAAGCAGGATGGATTGAAAAAGTAGCAGATCTAGTAAATCAGGGTAAAATTAATGATATTGCTGATATACGGGATGAGAGCGATCGCACCGGGATTCGAGTAGTAATAGAATTAAAAAGAGATGCTAACCCCCAAGCCATCCTCCATCAACTCTATCGCCAAACCGCATTACAAAGTAACTTCGGAGTTATTTTACTCGGTTTAGTCAATAACAAACCCTGCCAACTTTCCCTCAAGGAATTATTACAAGAATTCTTAACATTCCGAGAACAAACCCTAACCAGACAATATAACTACGAACTAGAAGACAAACAAGATAAAGTTAACCTCCTAGCAGGATTAATCAAAGCCCTCGATAACCTAGATACCGTCATTGATATTTTACGCCATGCCCCCGATGGCACCACCGCCAAAACTACCCTCAAATCATCCCTAGCCATTGACGACAACCAAGCCAATTCCATCCTCGCCATGCCCCTGCGTCGTCTGACAGGCTTAGAAAGACAAAAAATAGAGCAGGAATATCAAGACTTACAAAGTCGTATCAATCAACTCCAAGAATTATTAGCTGACAGAAAGGAATTTTTAAAAGCCCTCAAAAAAGAATTACGCAGTTTTAAACGTAAATTTGGCGATAATCGTCGCACCAAAATTATTACCGTCACAACCCCCGAAAAAAACACCAAATCCTCGGGCAGTAAAAGTAAATCAAAACAGCCAACCCTTCCTCTGATTACCAGTCAAGAATTAACCGATGATGCAGTGGTACAAATCAGTGCCAAGGGCAAAGTATATTGGCAGCCCCAAAGTGCGATTTTAGATCAACCGATGATTAAGAAAAATACTGATCTCATCATCCATCAAGAATTGATCAAAGACAAACAAGAAATCATAGTTATCCTCGACAGTGGCAAAGCCTACCCCCTAACCGTGGCAGATATTCCCCGTCACCCTACCAAACAAACCATAAGTCGCCTAATTTCTGAGAGTGCCACCAAAGACAACCATCAACCTATCAACTACATTACCATCACCCCAGACAATACACATCAGAGCCTCGTATTACTCACCGCAGGAGGCTTTATCAAACGTATTGCCATGGATGAATTAGATAATATCGGCAATCGTGGCTTTACCCTCATTAAACTTAAACCCAAGGATGCCCTCCATAGTCTTTTTGTTACCCATACAGGGCAGGAATTAATTACCGCCACCAGCGGAGGGCGTTTGCTACGGCACACAGTAAATGATGAAAATATGTCAATTATGGGTAAATCCGCCCAAGGTAATATCGGTGTAAAACTACGCTTGGGAGAAAAAATTATCGGTTCAGCGGTGGTTGAGAAAGGGGATAATGTATTATTAATTTCTGAGATGGGTTACGGAAAAATAGTTCCTATTAATAATCTACGTCCTCTTGGTACTGGTAAAGGTGGCGGTTTAGGTAATCAAAGTTTCCGTTTCAAACATGAGGATGATAATTTGGTCAGTATGTTATTACCCTGTGACCATAAAATAGTCATTGCCACCACTGATTTAGATAAACGACTGATTATTGACACTAATAAGTTATTTAATAATAACGGTGAAAGGGCGATCGTTAAATTAGCCCATGGGGAAAAAATTACCTTTGCCCTCAACTGGTGGGGCAACAACCAATAA
- a CDS encoding hypothetical protein (KEGG: cps:CPS_0783 hypothetical protein~SPTR: Putative uncharacterized protein), with protein sequence MKYYFSSLHRHSLFLLPLGFLMTMGIFQESASAASLIQLNVTFFVPNGPPNSPTRPDTINPGQGNGNDCSGFFGKFDDPCDVGEPLNTTIAPIFAKLDTVGRNSQGGWSVNTSIFPSPNDQALINGFTVTDLNGNSGVNATGNSGTWEFSGNISDLNPNFTGITHWSSKGGNGFVLSWMVDADDQKTNDVCDLNNLSNPTNYNKGCLNAAIAVNSGNWFAPEDRGLSHISFYGREIPEPSTTIPAILFGLAGWYGRKKSTQ encoded by the coding sequence ATGAAATACTATTTTTCTTCCCTCCATCGTCATTCCTTATTTCTTTTGCCCCTAGGCTTCCTGATGACTATGGGAATTTTCCAAGAATCTGCCTCAGCAGCATCTCTGATTCAACTTAACGTTACATTCTTCGTACCAAATGGTCCACCTAATTCACCAACACGACCAGATACCATTAATCCAGGTCAGGGTAACGGAAACGATTGTTCAGGTTTTTTTGGTAAATTTGATGATCCTTGTGATGTTGGTGAGCCTCTGAATACTACAATAGCCCCCATATTTGCAAAACTCGATACGGTAGGGAGAAATAGTCAAGGAGGATGGAGTGTCAACACAAGTATTTTCCCGTCTCCTAACGATCAAGCTCTTATTAATGGATTCACTGTAACCGATCTAAATGGTAATAGTGGTGTTAATGCAACTGGAAATAGTGGAACTTGGGAATTCAGTGGCAATATATCTGATTTAAATCCAAATTTTACAGGAATAACTCACTGGTCATCAAAGGGAGGTAATGGTTTTGTTCTTTCTTGGATGGTTGATGCAGATGATCAGAAAACAAATGATGTCTGCGATCTGAATAATCTTTCTAACCCCACGAATTATAATAAAGGCTGTTTAAATGCCGCCATTGCAGTTAATTCTGGTAATTGGTTTGCACCTGAGGACAGGGGATTATCGCACATTTCATTTTACGGGAGGGAAATTCCTGAGCCTAGCACTACTATTCCTGCCATATTATTTGGTTTGGCTGGTTGGTATGGTCGTAAAAAATCTACCCAATAG
- a CDS encoding hypothetical protein (KEGG: cyc:PCC7424_5030 hypothetical protein~SPTR: Putative uncharacterized protein), translating into MQISNRDSWQSNYLLAIASSFLLWTFTLTVCFLVVGFPVVVVLMTVGVLAAIILQSILPASAILLVTGSILGATAVAILVSSLLLTIKGIDPHDVRWLGWLHEKEAKQQILPLYASCPLTCDISHI; encoded by the coding sequence ATGCAAATATCCAATCGAGACAGTTGGCAGAGTAACTATCTCTTGGCGATCGCCAGTAGTTTTCTGCTCTGGACATTCACTCTAACGGTGTGCTTTTTGGTGGTAGGTTTCCCTGTAGTCGTAGTTTTAATGACCGTGGGAGTTTTGGCGGCGATCATTTTGCAGTCGATATTACCAGCAAGTGCGATTCTGTTAGTGACAGGAAGCATTTTAGGGGCTACTGCCGTGGCGATTCTAGTTAGTTCTTTACTATTAACTATCAAAGGAATCGATCCCCACGATGTCAGATGGCTCGGTTGGTTGCATGAAAAAGAAGCAAAACAACAAATCCTCCCTTTATATGCTTCTTGTCCTTTAACCTGTGACATTAGCCACATTTAA
- a CDS encoding peptidase M48 Ste24p (PFAM: Peptidase family M48~COGs: COG0501 Zn-dependent protease with chaperone function~InterPro IPR001915~KEGG: cyc:PCC7424_1287 peptidase M48 Ste24p~PFAM: peptidase M48 Ste24p~SPTR: Peptidase M48, Ste24p), protein MKTQLIGLKADDFRHPLDLEATTNLKQLPGLDIAMRGILGSVAEDFFYLNNIASSILISEKQLPHLHQLLLNASSILDIEPPQLYLKQNPVPNAYTLAIRGRKPFMVIHTSLLEILTDEEVEAVIAHELGHLKCEHGVYLTLANLIVLAAGLLPTWGSILAQSMQSQLLQWLRCAEFSCDRAALLVAQDPKIVMSVLMKLTGGSPSLASKLNLDAFMEQVKDYQEMSNTDIGEMLREMQTAQLTHPLPILRAKAIENWSSSAEYYDLLEKPKVSYNSQSQTKGGWRNW, encoded by the coding sequence ATGAAAACTCAATTAATTGGTTTAAAAGCAGACGATTTTAGACATCCCCTCGATTTAGAAGCAACCACCAACTTAAAACAGTTACCCGGATTAGACATCGCCATGAGGGGCATTTTGGGCTCTGTGGCAGAGGACTTTTTTTATCTCAACAATATTGCCTCGAGTATTTTAATTAGTGAAAAACAACTACCCCATCTCCATCAATTATTACTAAATGCTTCTTCTATCCTTGATATTGAACCTCCCCAACTATACTTAAAGCAGAATCCCGTACCCAATGCCTATACCCTCGCCATTAGGGGTAGAAAACCTTTTATGGTAATTCACACATCTTTGTTGGAAATTTTAACCGATGAGGAAGTGGAGGCGGTAATTGCCCATGAGTTAGGACATTTAAAGTGTGAACATGGGGTATATCTCACCCTCGCTAATCTCATCGTTTTAGCCGCAGGGTTATTGCCCACTTGGGGAAGTATTTTGGCTCAATCCATGCAAAGTCAGTTGTTGCAATGGTTACGCTGTGCTGAGTTTAGTTGCGATCGCGCGGCGCTTTTGGTAGCTCAAGATCCAAAAATTGTTATGTCCGTACTAATGAAACTCACAGGAGGCTCTCCTAGTCTTGCCTCTAAGCTCAACTTAGACGCTTTTATGGAGCAGGTGAAAGATTATCAAGAAATGAGTAATACCGACATCGGCGAAATGCTCAGGGAAATGCAAACTGCCCAGCTTACCCATCCCCTTCCTATCTTACGGGCAAAGGCGATCGAAAACTGGTCTAGTTCGGCTGAATATTATGACTTGCTAGAAAAACCAAAAGTTAGTTATAATAGTCAGAGTCAAACCAAGGGCGGATGGCGAAATTGGTAG
- a CDS encoding molybdopterin synthase subunit MoaE (PFAM: MoaE protein~COGs: COG0314 Molybdopterin converting factor large subunit~InterPro IPR003448~KEGG: cyc:PCC7424_2740 molybdopterin biosynthesis MoaE protein~PFAM: molybdopterin biosynthesis MoaE protein~SPTR: Molybdopterin biosynthesis MoaE protein): MAEISQVSLNHSESLKISFAPLCVEEVYQLADSPENGAVVVMSGTVRNQTEGKPVKYLEYQAYEPMAINIFRLICDRIYDQWQDTKTIVIHHRIGKLAIGDISVLVAVGCPHRGEAFEACRYAIDTLKHNAPIWKKEHFADGATSWVSIGACEEFAHKQKL; the protein is encoded by the coding sequence ATGGCGGAAATATCACAGGTTAGCTTAAATCATTCTGAATCCTTAAAAATTAGCTTCGCCCCCCTATGTGTGGAGGAAGTCTATCAGTTGGCGGATTCCCCCGAAAATGGAGCCGTGGTTGTGATGAGTGGCACTGTGCGCAATCAAACCGAGGGCAAACCTGTTAAGTATTTAGAATATCAAGCCTATGAACCCATGGCAATTAATATTTTTCGTTTAATTTGCGATCGCATTTATGACCAGTGGCAAGATACAAAAACCATCGTCATTCACCATCGCATCGGTAAACTAGCCATCGGTGATATAAGTGTTTTGGTAGCGGTGGGATGCCCTCATCGGGGGGAAGCCTTTGAAGCCTGTCGCTATGCCATTGATACCCTCAAACATAATGCCCCCATCTGGAAAAAAGAACATTTTGCCGATGGTGCTACGAGTTGGGTAAGTATTGGTGCCTGTGAAGAATTTGCCCACAAACAAAAACTTTAA
- a CDS encoding hypothetical protein (KEGG: syp:SYNPCC7002_A0441 hypothetical protein~SPTR: Putative uncharacterized protein), producing MIDNQDTQENNGVAEKEQEEEILCPHCKRTATNGIKCKGICVADSDY from the coding sequence ATGATTGACAACCAAGACACTCAAGAAAATAATGGAGTCGCCGAAAAAGAGCAAGAGGAGGAGATTCTCTGCCCCCATTGTAAACGAACTGCCACCAATGGTATTAAATGTAAGGGGATTTGTGTCGCCGATAGCGATTATTAA
- a CDS encoding major facilitator superfamily MFS_1 (PFAM: Sugar (and other) transporter~COGs: COG2814 Arabinose efflux permease~InterPro IPR011701:IPR005829~KEGG: cyt:cce_3842 glucose transport protein~PFAM: major facilitator superfamily MFS_1~SPTR: Glucose transport protein), whose amino-acid sequence MKNFAQQLDESSITRPMWLLWSLSASLIALDGFDFFVIGIALPFLKIDFGLTPTDTAMIAVSAIAGALVGSLTLGAITDKIGRQKMLLIDVFLLITASLASALSPNTTFLIVTRFLVGVGIGADYPISVAYITENVPSRHRGRMVIGAFAFQGVGTVIGALTGIIVISYFQSVYGETPSFAIHYAWRWMLGIGVLLGFLVGILRLKFLLESPSYYISRGEYEKASESASVLLEKEIIINAETEPISDQKPLQYTALFSSEYRINTLFASFPWFLQDIATYGIGIFTPTIIAFLALNNEADFLVQQIKSAQGAIVVDSFLVLGFILAVLLINKWGRIFLQVTGFLGMSFGLFILATSSLFPEQSMANIGLIIGGFFLFNLFMNAGPNSTTFLLSGEVFPSSIRASGAGLAGAIAKAGAILGAYLLPIIQEYIGVKNVLFILCGCCFLGAITTYYLSTKLTYFKEK is encoded by the coding sequence ATGAAAAATTTTGCTCAACAGTTGGATGAATCGTCTATTACTCGCCCTATGTGGCTATTATGGTCATTGTCCGCCTCATTAATTGCCCTTGATGGTTTTGATTTTTTTGTTATTGGTATTGCTTTACCTTTCCTCAAAATAGATTTTGGACTCACTCCCACTGATACCGCCATGATAGCAGTAAGTGCGATCGCCGGGGCGCTGGTAGGTTCTCTTACATTGGGGGCAATTACTGACAAAATTGGTCGGCAAAAAATGCTCTTAATTGATGTCTTTTTGCTCATTACAGCTAGTTTAGCGTCGGCTTTGTCTCCTAACACCACCTTTCTAATTGTTACCCGTTTTTTGGTGGGGGTTGGCATTGGGGCAGATTATCCCATCAGTGTCGCCTACATCACCGAAAACGTACCTTCACGGCATCGGGGCAGAATGGTAATTGGGGCATTTGCTTTTCAAGGGGTGGGAACAGTCATAGGCGCACTCACGGGTATAATTGTAATTAGTTATTTTCAATCTGTATATGGAGAAACCCCTAGTTTTGCCATTCATTACGCTTGGCGATGGATGCTAGGGATTGGAGTATTATTAGGTTTTTTGGTGGGAATTTTAAGATTAAAATTTTTATTGGAAAGTCCTTCTTATTACATTAGTCGGGGAGAGTATGAAAAGGCTTCTGAATCGGCATCTGTTTTATTAGAAAAAGAAATAATCATTAATGCTGAAACTGAGCCAATAAGTGACCAAAAGCCTTTACAATACACAGCTTTATTTTCTTCTGAGTATCGTATAAATACTTTATTTGCTTCTTTTCCTTGGTTTTTGCAGGATATTGCTACCTATGGTATCGGCATTTTTACCCCAACAATTATTGCTTTTTTAGCATTAAATAATGAGGCGGATTTTTTAGTACAACAAATTAAATCCGCTCAAGGGGCGATCGTGGTGGATTCTTTTTTGGTATTAGGTTTTATTTTAGCAGTTTTATTAATTAATAAATGGGGTCGCATATTTTTGCAAGTAACAGGTTTTTTGGGCATGTCTTTCGGCTTATTTATACTTGCAACCTCTTCTCTTTTTCCTGAGCAAAGTATGGCTAATATTGGTTTAATTATAGGAGGTTTTTTCCTGTTTAATTTATTTATGAATGCTGGCCCTAACTCTACCACTTTTTTATTATCAGGGGAGGTGTTTCCCTCTTCCATCCGAGCTAGTGGTGCAGGTTTAGCAGGGGCGATCGCCAAGGCTGGAGCGATTTTAGGAGCTTATCTATTGCCCATAATTCAAGAATATATAGGAGTAAAAAATGTATTATTTATTCTTTGTGGATGTTGTTTTTTAGGAGCAATTACAACCTATTACCTATCCACAAAATTAACTTATTTTAAAGAAAAATAG
- a CDS encoding hypothetical protein (PFAM: Protein of unknown function (DUF3155)~KEGG: mar:MAE_14400 hypothetical protein~SPTR: Putative uncharacterized protein), with protein sequence MARKRKRKSRRRLEGRKILELVPHHYIESGEDKPVTAARKHIRANGITPPALLVVKRNEHTTDRYFWAEKGLFGAQYVEENHFLFPSLRSIKPQVKTTTANPALSLSS encoded by the coding sequence TTGGCTAGAAAAAGAAAGCGCAAAAGTCGTCGCCGTCTTGAGGGAAGAAAAATATTAGAGTTAGTACCCCATCACTACATTGAAAGTGGAGAAGACAAGCCCGTAACCGCAGCTAGAAAACATATTCGGGCTAATGGTATCACTCCTCCTGCTTTATTGGTAGTAAAAAGAAACGAACATACAACAGATCGTTATTTTTGGGCAGAAAAAGGTTTATTTGGAGCTCAATATGTGGAGGAAAATCATTTTCTTTTCCCCAGTCTCCGTAGCATTAAACCTCAAGTAAAAACCACAACGGCAAACCCTGCATTATCTCTTAGCAGTTAA
- a CDS encoding glycosyl transferase group 1 (PFAM: Glycosyl transferases group 1~COGs: COG0438 Glycosyltransferase~InterPro IPR001296~KEGG: mar:MAE_24170 hypothetical protein~PFAM: glycosyl transferase group 1~SPTR: Similar to tr|Q8EXK4|Q8EXK4) gives MKLLFYVPYYRPGGVERVIISLVMEFATNIEQVVLVASPSILNRLQGQIPSNCKVIYQPLTLVNYSYKNKLLGIVNKLNALAKRVKFDFLNSCKQNYYQNLVFEQIINKYNITHCLYAIANKTVPPAIKVPLFTISHDLFWHFSPLTYDQEYINKYDESLLKWLNKADGIITVSEKTKNDIVKLFPQFQEKIKIIANAGFIPSNKKSNIIINKHSDEIIFLFPSSFGIYKDHLTLVKAGVILAKEKKHNFKIVFIGKETDQILSSNINLSQQNSTKEYQNYIKELEIIYQNNKEIIDQHFLGLGYCSDEELEGWYQKSSCVIFPSRYEGFGLAISEAIVRGIPVIASDLNVFKEQVDLYQCSERVSFFGTQNAVELAQRIKNFIEKPIDILEEDKIINYQNRWNWEKVAQKYVELMDSII, from the coding sequence ATGAAGTTACTTTTCTATGTTCCCTATTATCGTCCTGGTGGTGTAGAAAGAGTTATCATCTCTTTGGTTATGGAATTTGCTACAAATATTGAGCAAGTTGTTTTAGTGGCTTCCCCTTCTATTTTAAATCGTTTGCAAGGTCAAATTCCTAGTAATTGCAAGGTTATTTATCAGCCACTTACTTTAGTTAATTATTCCTATAAAAATAAATTACTCGGAATAGTTAATAAACTTAATGCTTTAGCAAAAAGAGTCAAATTCGATTTTTTGAATTCTTGTAAACAAAATTACTATCAAAATTTGGTCTTTGAGCAAATTATTAATAAGTACAATATTACTCATTGTTTATATGCGATCGCCAATAAAACTGTACCACCCGCTATAAAAGTACCATTATTCACCATTAGTCATGATCTATTTTGGCATTTTTCCCCCCTTACTTATGATCAAGAATATATAAATAAATATGATGAAAGCCTGTTAAAGTGGTTAAACAAAGCGGATGGGATTATCACTGTGTCAGAAAAAACTAAGAATGATATAGTTAAACTTTTTCCTCAATTTCAAGAGAAAATAAAAATTATTGCCAATGCAGGGTTTATACCATCTAATAAAAAAAGCAATATCATTATTAACAAACATAGTGATGAGATTATTTTCTTATTTCCATCATCTTTTGGCATTTATAAAGATCATCTCACTTTAGTTAAAGCAGGAGTTATATTAGCAAAAGAAAAAAAACACAATTTTAAGATTGTCTTTATAGGAAAAGAAACTGATCAAATCCTATCTTCAAATATAAATTTATCTCAACAAAATAGTACAAAAGAATATCAAAACTATATCAAAGAATTAGAAATAATTTACCAAAACAATAAAGAAATTATTGATCAGCATTTTTTAGGTTTGGGATACTGTAGTGATGAAGAATTAGAAGGATGGTATCAAAAAAGTAGTTGTGTTATTTTTCCCTCTCGTTACGAGGGTTTTGGGTTAGCTATTTCAGAAGCTATTGTGAGGGGAATCCCCGTTATAGCATCTGATTTAAATGTATTCAAAGAACAAGTGGATTTATATCAATGTTCGGAAAGAGTCTCTTTTTTTGGGACACAAAATGCTGTTGAATTAGCACAAAGAATTAAAAATTTTATCGAGAAACCTATTGATATTTTAGAAGAAGATAAAATTATCAATTATCAAAATCGATGGAATTGGGAAAAAGTAGCTCAAAAATATGTTGAATTGATGGATTCTATTATATGA